One window from the genome of Dioscorea cayenensis subsp. rotundata cultivar TDr96_F1 chromosome 3, TDr96_F1_v2_PseudoChromosome.rev07_lg8_w22 25.fasta, whole genome shotgun sequence encodes:
- the LOC120254209 gene encoding AP2-like ethylene-responsive transcription factor AIL5 → MDMDNPHNWLAFSLSHQPCLLEAFSSSPHGEEGGGGEVEMMGGREGPKLEDFLGAFPTEGGHYDASDLKSIAAGLLRPDSSTVSAATDALVPAPADARRPVDTFGQRTSIYRGVTRHRWTGRYEAHLWDNSCRREGQSRKGRQVYLGGYDKEDKAARAYDLAALKYWGPTTTTNFPVSNYEKELEEMKNMTRQEFVASLRRKSSGFSRGASIYRGVTRHHQHGRWQARIGRVAGNKDLYLGTFSTQEEAAEAYDIAAIKFRGLNAVTNFDMSRYDIKSIINSNLPIGGMTGKGSKTSESSSSSSDALSIDVKQSIECHDASSSIGFAALPVKSSDQDYWSFLALQQQQQQQQNSSNGALGFSVFSNGVNMGFMSSSHDQQNNMMGHGSGCYVWNNNGMVGEQQEQSSSCNSMPYGSTATTSSSSYYEGNNNYVGNWGAVAPNSSTAYYQYETGKTNMGLVQTPIYGIE, encoded by the exons ATGGACATGGACAACCCTCACAACTGGCTTGCCTTCTCCCTTTCCCATCAACCTTGTCTTCTTGAAGCCTTCTCCTCCTCTCCCCATG GGgaggaaggaggaggaggagaggtgGAGATGATGGGAGGGAGAGAAGGGCCAAAGCTGGAAGATTTTTTAGGAGCTTTTCCAACTGAAGGAGGACACTATGATGCTTCTGACTTGAAGTCTATTGCTGCCGGTTTACTCCGGCCGGACTCTTCCACCGTCTCTGCAGCCACTGATGCTCTTGTTCCTGCTCCTGCCGATGCTCGCCGTCCTGTTGATACCTTCGGCCAACGCACCTCCATCTACCGCGGTGTCAcccg ACACCGGTGGACGGGGAGGTATGAAGCGCATCTATGGGATAATAGTTGCCGGCGGGAAGGGCAAAGCCGGAAGGGAAGACAAG TCTACTTGG gtggGTATGATAAGGAGGACAAAGCAGCGAGAGCGTATGACCTGGCGGCGCTCAAGTACTGGGGTCCGACGACCACCACTAACTTTCCA GTATCAAACTACGAGAAAGAGCTTGAAGAGATGAAGAACATGACCAGACAAGAGTTTGTAGCTTCTCTTCGGAG GAAGAGCAGTGGCTTCTCCAGAGGCGCTTCCATTTACAGAGGAGTCACAAg ACACCATCAACATGGAAGATGGCAAGCAAGAATTGGCAGAGTTGCTGGTAACAAGGACCTCTATTTAGGAACTTTCA GTACGCAAGAAGAAGCAGCGGAAGCGTATGATATTGCTGCTATTAAGTTTAGAGGACTTAATGCGGTGACGAACTTCGATATGAGCCGATATGATATAAAGAGTATCATTAATAGTAATCTACCTATAGGTGGCATGACAGGGAAGGGTTCAAAGACATCagaatcatcttcttcatcttctgatGCTCTTAGCATTGATGTTAAACAATCAATTGAGTGTCATGATGCTTCATCGTCTATTGGTTTTGCTGCTTTGCCTGTGAAATCATCAGATCAGGATTACTGGTCCTTTCTtgcacttcagcagcagcagcagcagcagcaaaatAGCAGTAATGGTGCATTAGGGTTTAGTGTGTTCTCTAATGGTGTTAATATGGGTTTCATGAGTAGTTCACATGATCAGCAGAATAACATGATGGGACATGGATCAGGGTGCTATGTTTGGAACAACAATGGGATGGTTggagaacaacaagaacaaagtAGTAGTTGTAATTCAATGCCATATGGAAGTACtgcaacaacatcatcatcttcatactATGAAGGAAACAACAACTATGTTGGAAACTGGGGAGCAGTTGCACCAAACTCATCAACTGCTTATTACCAGTATGAAACTGGAAAGACAAACATGGGGCTTGTTCAGACACCCATTTATGGGATAGAATGA